Proteins co-encoded in one Muntiacus reevesi chromosome 13, mMunRee1.1, whole genome shotgun sequence genomic window:
- the TMEM191C gene encoding transmembrane protein 191C: protein MAEAQELLLQLQKDNRDGRLRKQELEEMVRGLEAESESLTARLRDLSERERGLQRRRTQAARTLRGEAREAARERADQARGLLEAAEQRQRDLEQQNRQLQEQWEELSSQLFYYGGEQLSQQRAEQQLGTQLAALQKQLELVEAKHTMQAEALRQSARRMEEAWASFQEQSGVLQELQGKVMEAAAALDSSRGGPEPCDSQPRRGQDCAGSLMEEVAKADCEKRLFGAGAAGFRLWALGALQTLLLLPLGVVALPLLYLALVNPSALRRGLARRGSDAALRRLRYTLAPLLQLRARGLLPA, encoded by the exons ATGGCCGAGGCgcaggagctgctgctgcagctgcagaAGGACAACCGCGACGGGAGGCTGCGGaagcaggagctggaggagaTGGTGCGCGGGCTGGAGGCTGAGAGCGAGAGCCTCACCGCGCGCCTGCGGGACCTGAGCGAGCGCGAGCGCGG CCTGCAGCGTCGGCGGACCCAGGCGGCGCGGACCCTGCGTGGGGAGGCGCGCGAGGCGGCGCGGGAGCGCGCGGACCAGGCGCGCGGGCTGCTGGAGGCCGCGGAGCAGCGCCAGCGGGACCTG GAGCAGCAGAACCGACAGCTGCAGGAGCAGTGGGAGGAGCTGTCAAGCCAG CTCTTCTACTACGGAGGAGAGCAACTGAGCCAGCAGCGGGCGGAGCAGCAGCTCGGGACCCAACTGGCGGCCCTGCAG AAACAACTGGAGCTGGTGGAGGCCAAGCACACCATGCAGGCGGAGGCCCTGCGGCAG AGCGCACGGCGGATGGAGGAGGCCTGGGCCAGCTTCCAGGAGCAGAGCGGAGTCTTGCAG GAGTTGCAGGGGAAGGTGATGGAGGCGGCGGCTGCGCTCGACAGCTCGCGGGGCGGCCCGGAGCC GTGCGACTCACAGCCCCGCCGGGGGCAGGACTGCGCGGGCTCGCTCATGGAGGAGGTGGCCAAGGCGGACTGT GAGAAGCGGCTGTTCGGCGCGGGTGCGGCGGGCTTCAG GCTGTGGGCGCTGGGCGCGCTGcagacgctgctgctgctgccgctgggCGTCGTGGCGCTGCCGCTGCTCTACCTGGCGTTGGTGAACCCCTCGGCCCTGCGCCGCGGCCTCGCGCGCCGGGGCTCGGACGCCGCCCTGCGCCGCCTGCGCTACACGCTGGCCCCACTGCTGCAGCTGCGCGCGCGCGGACTGCTGCCCGCCTAG
- the HIC2 gene encoding hypermethylated in cancer 2 protein produces MVSGPLALRWCVWAGRGDMGPDMELPSHSKQLLLQLNQQRTQGFLCDVIVMVENAVFRAHKNVLAASSVYFKSLVLHDNLISLDTDMVSSAVFQQILDFIYTGRLLPGEPPAEPNFSTLLTAASYLQLPELAALCRRKLKRAGKPFGSGRGGAGLGRPPRSQRLSTASVIQTRYPGLVDGRKGAHAPQELSQAKGSDDELFLGGLSQEGAHSLGRPVCPGSGEAGLGGCSTNGGGGSCEQELGLDLSKKSPPLPPATPGPSLTPDDPAQLSDSQEGSPLSTSALPVANSASYSELGGALSEPMDLEGAEDNPLCLLEGPGGPPPRKSLRHSARKKEWAKKEPVAASPFERRDVAPKGPCPGEEAEGLGDRVPNGILAGSAVAGRPFGESPYPCKEEEENGKDGSEDSAQSGSEGGPAGAPYVYRQEGYEQVPYGDNLYVCIPCAKGFPSSEQLNAHVETHAEEELLLKEEGGAYETGSAGADEEAEDLSAPSAALAAGPRPFKCAACEKTYKDAATLRQHEKTHWLARPFPCGICGKMFTQRGTMTRHMRSHLGLKPFACGECGMRFTRQYRLTEHMRVHSGEKPYACQLCGGKFTQQRNLISHLRMHTSPS; encoded by the exons ATGGTCTCTGGGCCCCTGGCACTCCG GTGGTGCGTGTGGGCAGGGCGCGGGGACATGGGGCCCGACATGGAGCTGCCCAGCCACTCGAAGCAGCTCCTGCTGCAGCTGAACCAGCAGCGCACGCAGGGCTTCCTGTGTGACGTCATCGTCATGGTGGAGAACGCCGTCTTCCGCGCCCACAAGAACGTGCTGGCCGCCAGCAGCGTATACTTCAAGTCCCTGGTGCTGCACGACAACCTCATCAGCTTGGACACGGACATGGTCAGCTCCGCGGTGTTCCAGCAGATCCTGGACTTCATCTACACCGGCCGCCTGCTGCCAGGCGAGCCGCCGGCCGAGCCCAACTTCAGCACGCTGCTCACCGCCGCCAGCTACCTCCAGCTGCCCGAGCTGGCGGCCCTCTGCCGGCGCAAGCTCAAGAGAGCTGGCAAGCCCTTTGGCTCGGGGCGGGGCGGCGCTGGCCTGGGGCGGCCCCCCCGCAGCCAGCGGCTGTCCACGGCCTCGGTCATTCAGACCCGCTACCCGGGCCTCGTGGATGGGCGCAAAGGGGCCCACGCCCCCCAGGAGCTCTCCCAGGCCAAAGGCTCTGACGATGAGCTCTTTCTGGGTGGCTTGAGCCAGGAGGGCGCGCACAGCCTGGGCCGGCCTGTCTGTCCCGGCAGCGGGGAGGCCGGCCTGGGCGGCTGCAGTACCAACGGGGGTGGTGGCAGCTGCGAGCAGGAGCTGGGCCTGGACTTGTCCAAGAAGAGCCCCCCGctgccccccgccacccccgggCCCTCCCTCACCCCCGACGACCCAGCCCAGCTGAGCGACAGCCAGGAGGGCTCGCCCCTCTCGACCTCCGCCCTTCCGGTCGCCAACAGTGCCTCTTACAGCGAGCTGGGGGGCGCCCTCAGTGAGCCCATGGATCTGGAGGGGGCGGAGGACAACCCGCTGTGCCTGCTGGAGGGGCCGGGCGGGCCGCCCCCCCGCAAGAGCCTCCGGCACTCGGCCCGCAAGAAGGAGTGGGCCAAGAAGGAGCCCGTAGCCGCCTCCCCATTTGAGCGGAGGGACGTGGCGCCCAAGGGCCCGTGCCCGGGGGAGGAGGCCGAAGGGCTGGGCGACAGGGTCCCCAATGGCATTCTGGCCGGCAGCGCGGTAGCGGGCAGACCCTTCGGGGAGTCCCCGTACCCCtgcaaggaggaggaggagaacggCAAGGACGGCAGCGAGGACAGCGCGCAGAGCGGGAGCGAGGGCGGCCCGGCCGGCGCGCCCTACGTGTACCGGCAGGAGGGCTACGAGCAGGTGCCGTACGGCGACAACCTGTACGTGTGCATCCCCTGCGCCAAGGGCTTCCCCAGCTCGGAGCAGCTCAACGCGCACGTGGAGACGCACGCGGAGGAGGAGCTGCTCCTCAAGGAGGAGGGCGGCGCCTACGAGACGGGCAGCGCGGGCGCCGACGAGGAGGCGGAGGACCTGTCGGCGCCCAGCGCGGCCCTGGCGGCTGGGCCGCGGCCCTTCAAGTGCGCGGCCTGCGAGAAGACCTACAAGGACGCGGCCACGCTGCGGCAGCACGAGAAGACGCACTGGCTGGCGCGGCCGTTCCCCTGCGGCATCTGCGGGAAGATGTTCACGCAGCGCGGCACCATGACGCGCCACATGCGCAGCCACCTGGGCCTCAAGCCCTTCGCCTGCGGCGAGTGCGGCATGCGCTTCACGCGCCAGTACCGCCTCACGGAGCACATGCGCGTGCACTCGGGCGAGAAGCCCTACGCGTGCCAGCTCTGCGGGGGCAAGTTCACGCAGCAGCGCAACCTCATCAGCCACCTGCGCATGCACACCTCCCCCTCCTAG
- the LOC136146022 gene encoding collagen alpha-1(I) chain-like, giving the protein MPGHLRRRWTRLARRPRKGGGAARGPGPGSRLRQQRAVQTAGQQAAATVPLQPGRGQEGGRCGALSRTPTGNKSPAPSCPAWPDHMALAGSPFQYQPAKAAGSCRQMRQAWAPWAWSQAGGGGRARSPSLRAPPPPRARAAQQVLRNVPRPGHGSLLAGVAREGASPACQQLKARWCGATAQPGKSQQGLERPRQMARPPHPTMPGARADGRLRPQKAKVASPPCPPEDQALQLSRDPGLVGGPLLAAGRAGGSERSPQVLRSTSAWTTTEPGAGEAEPSPQAAPSFSLRVETPREHQATLPRGGVATGAPPSKQRRGHPSPPPAHQGAMGPSRCALPGRHTPGPEAQLGASLRPQTHAGHCPSSLGPTDLAGPPGAPGVAPTGVSRALPGCRRGTWRQSEAAPAPAAPRQPDKHPAHREASRACPPPPVQMRPGLWGLSNLPKVTGARQEQSPAPDFATQDDPRVSSLQGQDGVPDGRLLPHSDGPLTASPRGLGHARRSLASAASLAALQVGLLASRPHSPGSPPGGLRAPRKAWQEATPALHGNPACVPLTLLWPPDSHLHDAGPAAGSPAGPGAADQGGPSCAAGPVADRAGAAELGQAARQEGPGGNSSEPLQKGLVKGLPPVTRYEQTALRAGSEVARGGDRGLLRRGRKRDCGDPRDGAQRLPAPG; this is encoded by the exons ATGCCTGGTCACCTGCGGAGAAGGTGGACACGGTTAGCACGCAGGCCTCGCAAGGGGGGAGGAGCAGCTCGGGGGCCAGGGCCAGGCTCCCGTCTGCGGCAGCAACGGGCCGTCCAGACAGCTGGGCAGCAGGCAGCGGCCACAGTGCCCCTGCAGCCAGGCcgggggcaggaaggaggcaggTGTGGGGCGCTCAGCCGCACCCCCACAGGCAACAAG agCCCAGCCCCCTCCTGCCCAGCCTGGCCTGACCACATGGCCCTCGCAGGCTCGCCCTTTCAATACCAGCCCGCCAAGGCTGCTGGCAGCTGCCGCCAGATGCGG CAGGCCTGGGCGCCCTGGGCGTGGAGCCAGGCAGGAGGTGGCGGCAGGGCCCGGAGCCCCTCCCTGcgcgcccctcccccgcccaggGCCAGGGCGGCCCAGCAGGTCCTCAGGAATGTGCCCAGACCCGGG CACGGCTCCCTGCTGGCAGGGGTGGCCAGGGAAGGGGCCAGCCCAGCTTGCCAGCAGCTCAAGGCCCGCTGGTGTGGGGCCACTGCTCAGCCTGGCAAAAGCCAGCAGGGGCTGGAAAGGCCCCGGCAGATGGCCCGGCCGCCCCACCCCACGATGCCCGGGGCCCGGGCAGACGGACGG CTCAGGCCTCAAAAAGCCAAGGTGGccagcccaccctgccccccagaAGACCAGGCCCTACAGCTAAGCAGGGACCCTGGCCTCGTGGGGGGGCCTCTCCTGGCAGCCGGGAGGGCAGGAGGCAGTGAGAGAAGCCCTCAGGTGCTCAGGTCCACCTCGGCCTGGACCACCACAGAGCCCGGAGCCGGGGAGGCTGAGCCCAGCCCTCAGGCTGCCCCGTCCTTCAGCCTCCGGGTGGAAACACCCAGGGAACACCAGGCAACCCTGCCTCGTGGGGGCGTGGCAACAGGCGCCCCTCCCTCCAAGCAGAGAAGGGGGCATCCCAGCCCACCTCCGGCCCACCAGGGGGCCATGGGCCCCTCACGATGCGCACTACCTGGCCGCCACACTCCAGGGCCTGAAGCACAGCTGGGTGCGTCACTGAGACCGCAGACTCATGCTGGCCACTGCCCCTCAAGCCTGGGTCCAACCGACCTGGCAGGACCGCCTGGCGCTCCAGGTGTGGCCCCGACAGGTGTGAGCCGGGCCCTCCCGGGCTGCAGGAGGGGCACCTGGAGGCAGAGCGAGGCAGCCCCTGCCCCCGCCGCCCCACGCCAGCCTGACAAGCATCCTGCCCACAGGGAAGCCTCCAGGGCATGCCCTCCGCCTCCAGTGCAGATGAGACCGGGGCTCTGGGGGTTAagcaacctgcccaaggtcaccggAGCAAGACAGGAGCAGAGCCCCGCTCCAGACTTCGCCACCCAGGACGACCCCCGTGTCTCCTCCCTCCAGGGGCAGGACGGGGTGCCAGACGGCCGTCTTCTCCCCCACTCCGATGGCCCGCTGACCGCCTCACCACGGGGCCTGGGCCACGCCCGCCGCTCCCTGGCCTCCGCAGCCTCTCTGGCTGCCCTGCAGGTGGGGCTGCTGGCGAGTAGGCCCCACAGCCCTG GCAGCCCACCCGGGGGGCTCAGGGCGCCACGCAAGGCCTGGCAGGAGGCCACGCCCGCTCTCCATGGGAACCCTGCATGCGTGCCCCTCACCCTCCTCTGGCCGCCCGACAGCCACCTGCACGACGCGGGGCCTGCGGCCGGCTCCCCTGCTGGCCCTGGCGCCGCTGACCA AGGCGGCCCCAGCTGTGCTGCAGGCCCTGTGGCCGACCGAGCAGGAGCGGCTGAGCTCGGGCAGGCAGCGAGGCAGGAGGGTCCCGGCGGGAACAGCTCAGAGCCTCTTCAGAAGGGACTGGTTAAGGGACTGCCTCCAGTGACGAGATATGAACAGACAGCCCTCCGCGCAGGAAGCGAAGTGGCCCGAGGGGGTGACCGTGGACTGCTGAGGCGGGGCAGAAAGCGGGACTGCGGGGACCCGCGGGACGGGGCGCAGCGACTCCCAGCGCCCGGCTGA